From Nitrosopumilus sp. b3, the proteins below share one genomic window:
- a CDS encoding N-6 DNA methylase, with protein MNNNIRKMSKLELIPDHKKIDKGGDQRILEGQTCSLMNERITENIVREHFKKDALVKDSKVIIEEQDSINPRINKLLKNASKKGLGKGKPEFIISFKDESNLIIVIECKADITKHESKKRDNYSEYAVDGVLLYSSFLSKSFDVISIAVSGETKKELKVSQFLQIRDTFEAKDFLGVDLLSLENYLDEYKNDEHKLHQDFNDLMVYSKQLNERLHKLKIKESIRSLLISGILLALRNEVFKTSYEKHKKPKTLSGSLVTTISEELKEGNIQDMKIQDLEREYSFIRHHESFVSDVNILKDIIKDIDTNIHSFIKTYKHDVLGQFYIEFLRYANSDKGLGIVLTPPHITDLFVDLAKVNKDSIVFDNCCGTGGFLISAMNKMIDDAKGNNVKIKDIKNKQIIGFEFQNDIFALACSNMFIHKDGSSSIFKGDCFKPDFIEQSKEDFKKKTGSEMKPNVGFLNPPYKNIKSDTEEFEFVLNNLEILEPNGTCIAIIPMSCVTATEGHLLELKKRLMEKHTLDAVFSMPNELFFNSNVGTICAIVVFKAHQPHPKNKETFLGYWKDDGYVKTRRFGRADYNNKWEKIRTQWLDEYENKKRTPYCFTKLLTPEDEWCVEAYMQVDYSILKEDDFVKSIKDYVSFKLANSD; from the coding sequence ATGAATAACAATATTAGAAAAATGAGTAAGTTAGAATTGATCCCAGATCACAAAAAAATTGACAAGGGGGGGGATCAACGTATTCTCGAAGGTCAGACATGTAGTCTGATGAATGAGAGAATTACCGAAAATATCGTAAGAGAACATTTCAAGAAAGATGCATTAGTTAAAGATTCCAAAGTCATAATAGAAGAACAGGATTCAATAAACCCAAGAATTAACAAACTACTCAAAAATGCATCAAAGAAAGGATTAGGTAAAGGTAAACCTGAATTTATAATTTCTTTTAAAGATGAATCCAATTTGATTATTGTTATCGAATGTAAAGCAGACATAACTAAACATGAAAGTAAGAAAAGAGATAATTATTCAGAGTATGCAGTTGATGGTGTTTTACTATATTCATCCTTTCTTTCTAAAAGTTTTGATGTTATTTCTATTGCAGTTAGTGGAGAAACAAAAAAAGAATTGAAAGTATCTCAATTTCTGCAAATACGTGATACTTTTGAAGCCAAAGATTTTCTTGGGGTTGATTTATTGTCATTAGAAAATTACTTAGATGAATACAAAAATGATGAACATAAACTTCATCAAGATTTTAACGATTTAATGGTATATTCAAAACAACTCAATGAAAGATTACATAAATTAAAAATTAAAGAATCTATACGCAGTTTGTTAATTTCAGGTATTTTACTTGCTCTTAGAAACGAGGTATTCAAAACATCTTATGAAAAACATAAGAAGCCAAAGACTCTCAGTGGAAGTTTGGTGACAACAATTTCTGAAGAATTGAAAGAAGGGAATATACAGGATATGAAGATCCAAGATTTAGAAAGAGAGTATTCTTTCATTAGACATCATGAATCGTTTGTTTCAGATGTTAATATTTTAAAAGACATCATAAAAGACATTGACACTAACATTCACAGTTTTATCAAAACGTACAAACATGATGTACTTGGTCAATTTTATATTGAATTTCTTAGATATGCTAATTCAGATAAAGGATTAGGAATTGTTCTCACACCCCCACATATTACCGATTTATTTGTAGATCTTGCAAAAGTGAACAAGGATTCAATAGTTTTTGATAATTGTTGTGGTACTGGTGGATTTTTGATTAGTGCAATGAATAAGATGATTGATGATGCTAAAGGAAATAATGTAAAAATCAAAGATATTAAGAATAAACAAATTATCGGTTTTGAATTTCAAAATGACATATTTGCTTTAGCATGTTCAAATATGTTTATTCATAAAGACGGTTCAAGTAGTATATTCAAAGGAGATTGTTTCAAACCAGATTTTATTGAACAGTCTAAAGAAGATTTTAAAAAGAAAACAGGTTCAGAAATGAAACCTAATGTGGGTTTTTTGAATCCGCCGTATAAAAATATAAAATCTGACACTGAAGAATTTGAGTTTGTATTAAATAATTTGGAGATATTAGAACCAAATGGTACTTGTATTGCAATCATACCCATGAGTTGTGTTACTGCAACTGAAGGACATTTGTTAGAACTAAAGAAGAGATTGATGGAAAAACATACTTTAGATGCAGTTTTTTCAATGCCTAATGAATTATTTTTCAATTCAAATGTCGGAACTATCTGTGCAATTGTAGTTTTCAAAGCACATCAACCACATCCTAAGAATAAAGAAACATTTCTAGGATATTGGAAAGATGATGGATATGTAAAAACAAGGCGTTTTGGTAGAGCCGATTATAATAACAAATGGGAAAAAATTAGAACTCAATGGTTAGATGAATATGAAAATAAAAAAAGAACCCCCTATTGTTTTACAAAGTTACTTACACCTGAAGATGAATGGTGTGTTGAAGCATATATGCAGGTAGATTATTCTATTCTAAAAGAAGATGATTTTGTCAAATCCATAAAAGATTACGTTTCATTCAAACTTGCAAACAGTGATTAA
- a CDS encoding AbrB/MazE/SpoVT family DNA-binding domain-containing protein, whose protein sequence is MKLQKQLSRKVGNEEYAKWVVVIPPEKIKELGWKEGAELEMDSKKDRLVVKKK, encoded by the coding sequence ATGAAACTACAAAAACAACTTTCTCGAAAGGTAGGTAATGAAGAATATGCTAAATGGGTAGTGGTAATTCCACCAGAAAAAATTAAAGAATTAGGATGGAAAGAAGGTGCCGAATTAGAAATGGATTCTAAGAAGGATCGTCTTGTTGTGAAGAAGAAATAA